One Myripristis murdjan chromosome 17, fMyrMur1.1, whole genome shotgun sequence DNA segment encodes these proteins:
- the LOC115375624 gene encoding pancreatic alpha-amylase-like: MKLFILVALFGLSLAQHNPHTKHGRTAIVHLFEWRWADIAAECERFLAPNGFGGVQISPPHENIVVTNPWRPWWERYQPTSYNLCSRSGNENELRDMITRCNNVGVNIYVDAVINHMCGAGGGEGSHSVCGSWFSANRKDFPSIPFTHWDFNDHKCRTGSGNIENYGDANQVRDCRLVGLLDLALEKDHVRGKVADYMNKLIDMGVAGFRVDACKHMWPGDLSAVYGRLHNLNTKWFAGGSRPFIYQEVIDLGGEPITSREYFHLGRVTEFKYGAKLGTVFRKWNGEKLSFTKNWGEGWGFMPNGNALVFVDNHDNQRGHGAGGASIVTFWDSRLYKMAVGYMLAHPYGVARVMSSFRWNRNIVNGKDQNDWMGPPSHGNGATKPVPINPDQTCGDGWVCEHRWRQIKNMVIFRNVVNGQPHSNWWDNRSNQVAFGRGNRGFIVFNNDDWDLDVTLNTGMPGGTYCDVISGQKDGGRCTGKQITVGGDGRAHFKISNRDEDPFVAIHADSKL; encoded by the exons ATGAAGCTGTTCATTCTGGTGGCTCTCTTTGGGCTCAGCCTGGCCCAGCACAACCCTCACACCAAGCATGGCAGGACAGCCATTGTGCACCTGTTTGAGTGGCGCTGGGCCGACATCGCTGCAGAGTGTGAGCGCTTCTTGGCTCCCAATGGCTTCGGTGGAGTCCAG ATCTCTCCTCCCCACGAGAACATTGTGGTGACCAACCCCTGGAGACCCTGGTGGGAAAGATACCAGCCGACCAGCTACAACCTGTGCTCCAGATCTGGCAACGAGAACGAGCTGAGAGACATGATCACCAGATGCAACAACGTCGGG GTCAACATCTACGTGGATGCTGTCATCAACCATATGTGTGGAGCCGGCGGTGGAGAGGGCAGCCACTCTGTGTGTGGAAGCTGGTTCAGTGCCAACAGGAAGGACTTCCCCAGCATCCCCTTCACCCACTGGGACTTCAACGACCACAAGTGCAGGACCGGCAGTGGAAATATTGAGAATTACGGTGATGCCAACCAG GTGCGTGACTGCCGTCTGGTGGGTCTTTTGGACCTCGCCCTGGAGAAGGATCATGTCAGAGGCAAGGTGGCTGACTACATGAACAAGCTGATTGACATGGGTGTGGCTGGATTCAGAGTGGATGCCTGCAAGCACATGTGGCCCGGTGACCTGTCAGCTGTGTATGGTCGTCTGCACAACCTCAATACCAAATGGTTCGCTGGCGGCTCAAGACCCTTCATCTATCAAGAG GTTATTGATCTTGGTGGCGAGCCTATCACATCCAGAGAGTATTTCCATCTGGGAAGGGTGACCGAGTTCAAGTATGGCGCCAAACTGGGCACAGTGTTCCGCAAATGGAACGGCGAGAAGCTGTCTTTCACCAA GAACTGGGGTGAGGGATGGGGCTTCATGCCCAATGGCAATGCTCTGGTCTTTGTTGACAACCATGACAACCAGAGAGGCCACGGTGCTGGTGGAGCTTCCATCGTTACCTTCTGGGACTCCAGGCTCTACAAGATGGCTGTTGGCTACATGCTGGCCCACCCTTACGGAGTGGCCAGAGTGATGTCCAGCTTCCGTTGGAACCGCAACATCGTGAACGGAAAG GATCAAAATGACTGGATGGGCCCTCCCAGCCATGGTAACGGAGCCACCAAGCCTGTTCCCATCAACCCCGACCAGACCTGTGGTGATGGCTGGGTGTGTGAGCACAGATGGCGTCAGATCAA GAACATGGTCATTTTCCGTAATGTGGTCAATGGACAGCCCCATAGCAACTGGTGGGACAACAGGAGCAACCAGGTTGCCTTTGGACGTGGTAACCGTGGATTCATCGTCTTCAACAACGATGACTG GGACCTGGATGTGACTCTGAACACTGGCATGCCCGGTGGCACCTACTGTGATGTCATTTCTGGCCAGAAGGACGGAGGCAGGTGCACCGGGAAGCAGATCACTGTTGGGGGTGATGGCCGCGCCCACTTCAAGATCAGCAATAGAGATGAGGACCCCTTTGTGGCTATTCATGCTGACTCCAAGCTGTAA